From the genome of Dickeya aquatica, one region includes:
- the psiE gene encoding phosphate-starvation-inducible protein PsiE, translating to MAGSARAVMVARGLQTILNVGLLVLAVILVVFLGKETWHLATVLLVSNEKESSYMLIESLVIYFLYFEFLALIVKYFLSGYHFPLRYFIYIGITAIVRLIIVDHKNPADTFTYSGAILILVVTLYLVNSPRLKRE from the coding sequence ATGGCAGGTTCGGCACGCGCGGTGATGGTCGCCAGGGGGTTGCAGACCATACTCAATGTCGGTTTGCTGGTGCTGGCGGTGATTTTGGTGGTGTTTCTCGGCAAGGAGACCTGGCATTTGGCGACGGTGTTGCTGGTCAGCAATGAGAAAGAGTCCTCCTATATGCTGATTGAAAGCCTGGTGATTTATTTTCTTTATTTTGAGTTTTTGGCGCTGATCGTGAAGTATTTTTTGTCGGGCTATCACTTCCCGCTGCGCTATTTTATCTATATCGGCATTACGGCGATTGTGCGCCTGATTATTGTTGACCATAAAAACCCGGCTGACACTTTCACCTATTCCGGGGCCATCCTGATCCTGGTCGTCACGTTATATCTGGTAAACAGCCCGCGCCTGAAACGGGAGTAG
- the thiD gene encoding bifunctional hydroxymethylpyrimidine kinase/phosphomethylpyrimidine kinase, with product MKTPINALTIAGTDPSGGAGIQADLKTFSALGAYGTSVITALVAQNTRGVQSVYRIEAAFVAAQLDSVLSDVRIDSAKIGMLSHTAIVEVVAHALQGYALPYVVLDTVMLAKSGDPLLTDDAVAALRQLLLPQVSLITPNLPEAAALLRCQIADNEHEMCQQGEALLAMGCQAVLMKGGHLNQPDSPDWLFLPDAGPVRCNGVRVNTRHTHGTGCTLSAALAALRPRHDNWLQTLAAAKAYLHGALEQADALEVGQGIGPVHHFHRWW from the coding sequence ATGAAAACCCCGATTAATGCACTGACTATTGCCGGAACGGATCCCAGCGGCGGCGCGGGCATTCAGGCTGACCTGAAAACCTTTTCGGCACTCGGTGCCTACGGCACCAGTGTTATTACGGCACTGGTGGCGCAAAATACACGCGGCGTGCAGTCGGTGTACCGCATTGAAGCTGCCTTTGTGGCGGCCCAACTGGATTCGGTACTCAGCGATGTGCGTATCGATAGCGCAAAAATTGGTATGTTGTCGCACACCGCGATAGTTGAGGTGGTTGCGCACGCGTTGCAGGGCTATGCGTTGCCGTATGTGGTGCTTGATACCGTGATGCTGGCCAAAAGTGGCGATCCGCTACTGACAGACGACGCTGTTGCGGCTCTGCGCCAGCTTTTGCTGCCGCAGGTTTCGCTTATTACCCCTAACCTGCCAGAGGCTGCGGCACTGTTGCGCTGCCAGATTGCCGATAATGAGCATGAGATGTGCCAGCAAGGAGAGGCGTTGCTGGCAATGGGCTGCCAGGCGGTGCTGATGAAAGGCGGGCACCTTAATCAGCCGGATAGCCCGGACTGGCTGTTCTTACCTGATGCCGGGCCTGTCAGGTGCAACGGTGTGCGTGTTAACACCCGTCACACCCACGGCACTGGCTGTACGCTCTCTGCTGCGCTGGCGGCATTACGCCCTCGTCATGATAATTGGTTACAGACACTCGCTGCGGCGAAAGCCTATTTGCACGGTGCACTCGAGCAGGCTGATGCGCTGGAGGTGGGGCAGGGGATTGGCCCGGTACACCATTTTCACCGCTGGTGGTAA
- a CDS encoding glutathione S-transferase family protein, whose protein sequence is MSGLVNGKWVNGDVAAEEIKGGAFHRQETRFRDTELSPEAGRYQLFVSYLCPWASRTLIFRNLKGLQQAVHLSVAEPRIGDQGWEFSTPQEAGDKVEPVRYLHQLYTASDAHYTGKVSVPVLWDRQEGRIVNNESAEIIRLFNHAFNSLTGNTLDFYPPTLQPAIDHWNSLIYDHINNGVYKTGFAKTQEHYEHAVVNLFTALDTVEAHLEQHRYLAGDTVTEADWRLFVTLIRFDAAYHGAFKCNLRRLEDYPQLAGYLRELYQWPGVKETVNIGHIKTGYYSILWLNPTGIIPKGPLVDFERPHGREQIGPSAGVARY, encoded by the coding sequence ATGTCGGGATTAGTGAATGGCAAATGGGTGAATGGCGACGTCGCCGCCGAAGAGATCAAAGGCGGGGCGTTTCATCGCCAGGAAACCCGGTTTCGTGACACCGAACTCTCCCCCGAAGCGGGGCGGTACCAGTTGTTTGTCTCCTACCTGTGCCCGTGGGCATCACGCACGCTGATTTTTCGCAATCTGAAAGGGTTGCAGCAAGCCGTGCACCTGTCGGTGGCCGAACCCCGTATCGGCGATCAGGGCTGGGAGTTCAGCACACCGCAAGAAGCGGGCGATAAAGTCGAGCCGGTGCGTTACCTGCATCAGTTGTATACCGCCAGCGATGCGCACTACACGGGGAAAGTCTCCGTCCCGGTACTGTGGGACAGGCAAGAAGGCCGCATCGTCAACAATGAATCGGCAGAGATTATTCGCCTGTTCAACCATGCGTTTAATTCACTGACAGGCAACACGCTGGATTTCTACCCACCCACGCTGCAACCAGCCATCGACCACTGGAATAGCCTGATTTATGACCATATCAACAATGGGGTCTACAAAACCGGTTTTGCCAAAACACAGGAACACTACGAACACGCTGTCGTCAATCTGTTTACAGCGCTTGATACCGTAGAGGCACACCTTGAGCAACACCGTTATCTGGCCGGTGATACCGTGACCGAAGCCGACTGGCGCTTGTTCGTCACACTGATTCGTTTTGATGCCGCTTACCATGGCGCATTTAAATGTAACTTGCGCCGCCTCGAAGACTACCCGCAGCTCGCCGGGTATTTGCGCGAGCTCTACCAATGGCCGGGCGTGAAAGAGACGGTCAACATCGGGCACATCAAAACCGGTTACTACAGTATCTTGTGGCTGAACCCGACCGGGATCATCCCCAAAGGGCCGCTAGTGGACTTTGAACGCCCCCACGGGCGTGAACAGATTGGCCCCTCTGCCGGGGTCGCCCGGTATTAA
- the trhP gene encoding prephenate-dependent tRNA uridine(34) hydroxylase TrhP, translating into MFKPELLSPAGTLKNMRYAFAYGADAIYAGQPRYSLRVRNNEFNHQTLAQAISEAHALGKKFYVVVNIAPHNAKLKTFLRDLQPVIDMQPDALIMSDPGLIMLVRENFPQMPVHLSVQANAVNWATVKFWQQMGLSRVILSRELSLEEIEEIRTQVPEMELEIFVHGALCMAYSGRCLLSGYINKRDPNQGTCTNACRWEYNVQEGKEDDTGNIVHLHDPIAIKEIDSATVEPTLGIGAPTDKVFMLEESQRPGEYMSAFEDEHGTYIMNSRDLRAIQHVERLTKMGVHSLKIEGRTKSFYYCARTAQVYRQAIDDAAAGKPFDPTLLQTLEGLAHRGYTEGFLRRHVHEDYQTYEYGYSVSDRQQFVGEFTGQRRDGLAEVAVKNKFACGDSVEMMTPGGNIQFTVTTLLNKKGQPVDVAPGDGHIVYLPVPDDIALEYALLLRNLPGTSTRNPHAQ; encoded by the coding sequence ATGTTCAAACCAGAATTACTGTCTCCGGCCGGTACGCTGAAAAATATGCGTTACGCCTTTGCTTACGGCGCAGATGCGATTTACGCCGGCCAGCCCCGTTACAGCCTGCGGGTGCGTAACAATGAATTCAACCACCAGACGCTGGCGCAAGCCATCAGCGAGGCGCATGCGCTGGGGAAAAAGTTCTATGTGGTGGTGAATATTGCCCCTCATAACGCCAAGCTGAAAACGTTCTTGCGTGACTTGCAGCCCGTTATCGACATGCAGCCGGATGCGCTCATCATGTCTGACCCAGGGCTCATCATGCTGGTGCGGGAAAACTTTCCACAGATGCCGGTTCACCTGTCAGTACAGGCCAATGCGGTAAACTGGGCGACGGTGAAATTCTGGCAGCAGATGGGGTTGAGCCGGGTCATCCTCTCACGCGAGCTGTCGCTTGAGGAAATTGAGGAAATCCGCACTCAGGTGCCGGAAATGGAGCTGGAGATTTTCGTGCACGGGGCATTGTGTATGGCCTACTCCGGGCGCTGCCTGCTCTCTGGTTATATCAACAAGCGCGACCCAAACCAGGGCACCTGCACCAACGCCTGCCGCTGGGAGTATAACGTGCAGGAGGGCAAAGAGGATGACACCGGTAACATCGTGCATCTTCATGACCCGATTGCCATCAAAGAGATAGACAGTGCCACCGTTGAACCGACGCTCGGCATCGGCGCACCAACGGATAAAGTGTTCATGCTCGAAGAGAGCCAGCGGCCGGGCGAGTACATGAGTGCTTTTGAAGACGAGCACGGTACCTACATCATGAACTCCCGCGACCTGCGCGCCATTCAGCATGTCGAGCGGTTGACCAAAATGGGCGTCCATTCACTGAAAATTGAAGGCCGCACCAAATCGTTCTACTACTGTGCCCGCACAGCGCAGGTTTATCGTCAGGCCATCGATGATGCCGCCGCGGGCAAACCCTTTGACCCGACCCTGCTGCAAACGCTGGAAGGGCTGGCGCACCGCGGTTACACCGAAGGTTTCTTGCGCCGCCATGTGCATGAAGATTACCAGACTTACGAGTACGGTTATTCTGTCTCCGATCGCCAGCAGTTCGTCGGGGAATTTACCGGCCAGCGCCGCGACGGCTTAGCCGAAGTCGCCGTCAAAAACAAGTTTGCGTGTGGCGACAGCGTGGAGATGATGACACCGGGCGGTAATATCCAGTTTACCGTGACGACCTTGCTCAATAAGAAAGGTCAGCCGGTTGACGTTGCACCAGGAGATGGCCACATCGTTTATTTGCCCGTCCCTGATGACATCGCGCTGGAATACGCCTTGCTGCTGCGTAACTTACCTGGCACCAGCACCCGCAATCCGCACGCTCAGTGA
- the mdtD gene encoding multidrug transporter subunit MdtD, with protein sequence MTSQPPASVRWQLWIVAFGFFMQTLDTTIVNTALPSMAVSLNESPLNMHAVIVAYVLTVAMVLPASGWLADRLGVRNIFFCAIVLFSFGSLLCARSQTLDALLCSRVIQGIGGAMMVPIGRLTVMKLVPRDQYMAAMTFVTLPGQIGPLMGPTLGGFLVQYASWHWIFLINIPVGVMGAIATWLLMPNFTLPARRFDVPGFLYLVVAMGSLTLALDGQKSLGLSTLALSALVVTGLLALLIYWRHATENEHALFNLRLFETRSFSIGLFGGWLARIGSGMLPFMTPVFLQLGLGYSPFHAGMMMIPLVLGNMGMKRLVVMVVNRFGYRNVLVASTLMLALATLLFALVAMMNWHWMMPVVLLLVGMVNGIRFSTMNTLTLKDLPDTLASGGNSLLSMSMQLSTSMGVTLAGMLLGLFAHTHLVAGAQQTHSVFLYTYLCMVAVMAFPALIFIRAPKEVVPQTTLTRTSRGQ encoded by the coding sequence ATGACCAGTCAGCCGCCTGCCTCCGTTCGCTGGCAATTGTGGATTGTGGCCTTCGGTTTTTTCATGCAGACGCTGGATACCACCATCGTCAACACCGCCCTGCCCTCCATGGCAGTCAGCCTTAATGAAAGCCCGCTGAATATGCATGCGGTGATTGTCGCCTATGTGCTGACGGTCGCCATGGTACTGCCTGCCAGCGGCTGGCTGGCCGACCGGCTGGGCGTGCGCAATATCTTCTTTTGCGCCATTGTATTGTTCAGTTTCGGCTCGTTACTCTGCGCCCGCTCGCAAACGCTCGATGCATTACTGTGCTCACGGGTAATTCAGGGAATTGGCGGTGCGATGATGGTGCCGATTGGTCGCCTGACGGTGATGAAACTGGTGCCGCGCGATCAATACATGGCGGCGATGACATTCGTGACGCTGCCAGGGCAGATTGGGCCACTGATGGGGCCAACCCTGGGCGGGTTTCTGGTGCAGTACGCCAGTTGGCACTGGATTTTCCTGATTAACATCCCGGTCGGTGTGATGGGTGCCATCGCCACCTGGTTACTGATGCCCAATTTTACCCTGCCCGCCCGCCGCTTTGATGTGCCGGGTTTTCTCTATCTGGTCGTGGCCATGGGCAGCCTGACGCTGGCGCTTGATGGGCAAAAAAGCCTTGGCTTATCCACACTGGCATTATCGGCACTGGTAGTGACCGGGCTGCTGGCGCTGCTTATCTACTGGAGGCATGCCACAGAGAATGAGCACGCATTGTTTAATCTGCGCTTGTTTGAGACGCGCAGCTTTAGCATCGGGCTGTTTGGCGGCTGGCTGGCGCGTATTGGCAGCGGCATGCTGCCGTTCATGACGCCGGTGTTTTTACAGCTCGGGCTCGGTTACTCACCGTTTCATGCCGGCATGATGATGATCCCTTTAGTGCTCGGCAATATGGGCATGAAACGGCTGGTGGTGATGGTGGTAAACCGCTTTGGCTATCGCAATGTATTGGTCGCCTCTACGCTGATGCTGGCGCTGGCGACGCTGCTGTTTGCATTGGTCGCCATGATGAACTGGCACTGGATGATGCCGGTGGTGCTGCTACTGGTCGGCATGGTAAACGGCATCCGGTTTTCTACGATGAACACGCTGACACTCAAAGACCTGCCCGACACACTGGCCAGCGGTGGCAATAGTCTGCTGTCGATGTCGATGCAGCTCTCGACCAGTATGGGCGTCACGCTCGCTGGCATGTTACTGGGCCTGTTCGCTCATACGCATCTGGTGGCAGGCGCGCAGCAAACCCACAGCGTGTTTCTTTATACCTACCTCTGCATGGTGGCGGTGATGGCCTTTCCGGCGCTGATTTTCATCCGTGCGCCTAAAGAGGTCGTTCCCCAGACGACGCTGACACGCACTTCCCGAGGCCAATAA
- the baeS gene encoding envelope stress sensor histidine kinase BaeS has translation MRFGITARMFLAIFSTCMLVLIIMHFGVRLSFEKGFIDYIRHGNEQRATQIKELLEEQYQLHGDWEFLRSRDQGIFSMIRTLDQNSNEALQGWRTRFWVLDENRNRLLGPPVPLPGDSTTLPLVVRQRTVGWIVSAPVEGLTRSADINFDQQQQRTSWLIVAFTTLLAAVVTWLLSRGLLAPVKRLVNGIHQLAGGDFSTRVCGNERDELGRLAQDFNQLASALEKNEQSRRAFMADISHELRTPLAVLRGELEALQDGVRKPDTAAFSSLQAEVVMLAKLVDDLHQLSLSDVGALAYRKSAVNVTTLLQVSLAAFNERFHHKQIALHTCLHPQAVVFGDPDRLSQLFNNLLENSLRYTDEGGRLEVETELRPQWLVIHWHDSAPGITDEQLSLIFERFYRAESSRNRASGGSGLGLAICANIIEAHEGRLYAGHSPLGGVHLTVELPLHLYQNR, from the coding sequence ATGCGATTCGGTATCACTGCCAGAATGTTTCTGGCGATTTTTTCCACCTGCATGCTGGTGCTTATCATCATGCATTTCGGTGTCAGGCTCAGTTTTGAAAAGGGTTTTATCGACTACATTCGCCACGGCAATGAACAGCGCGCGACCCAAATTAAAGAGTTGCTGGAAGAACAATATCAGTTGCACGGTGACTGGGAATTTCTGCGCAGCCGGGATCAAGGCATTTTTTCGATGATCCGCACCCTTGATCAAAACAGCAATGAAGCATTACAAGGCTGGCGTACCCGCTTTTGGGTGCTCGATGAAAACCGTAACCGACTGCTCGGCCCTCCGGTACCACTTCCTGGCGATAGCACAACGTTACCGTTGGTCGTCCGGCAACGCACCGTTGGCTGGATTGTCAGCGCGCCGGTCGAAGGGCTCACCCGCAGCGCTGATATCAACTTTGACCAGCAACAGCAACGAACCAGTTGGCTGATAGTGGCCTTCACTACCTTGCTGGCTGCCGTCGTCACCTGGCTCTTGTCACGCGGCTTGCTGGCCCCGGTGAAACGGCTGGTTAACGGTATTCATCAGTTAGCCGGCGGTGACTTTAGTACCCGGGTCTGCGGCAATGAACGCGATGAACTGGGGCGTCTGGCGCAGGACTTTAACCAACTGGCCTCGGCGCTGGAGAAAAACGAGCAGTCTCGCCGGGCGTTTATGGCTGATATCTCCCATGAGTTGCGAACGCCGCTGGCGGTGCTGCGCGGTGAGCTCGAAGCCTTGCAAGATGGTGTGCGCAAACCCGATACGGCCGCATTCAGTTCGTTGCAGGCGGAAGTGGTGATGCTGGCCAAGCTGGTCGATGACCTGCACCAGCTATCGCTCTCGGATGTGGGCGCACTGGCTTACCGTAAAAGTGCGGTGAACGTCACGACACTGTTACAGGTTTCGCTCGCCGCGTTTAACGAACGTTTTCACCATAAACAGATTGCCCTTCACACCTGCCTGCACCCACAGGCTGTGGTATTTGGCGACCCGGATCGCCTGAGCCAATTGTTCAATAATTTGCTGGAAAACAGCCTGCGCTATACTGATGAAGGCGGTCGGCTGGAAGTCGAGACTGAATTACGCCCGCAGTGGCTGGTTATTCACTGGCACGACAGCGCCCCCGGCATTACGGATGAGCAGTTATCGCTCATTTTTGAGCGTTTCTACCGCGCCGAAAGCTCCCGTAACCGCGCCAGCGGTGGGTCAGGCCTTGGGCTTGCCATTTGCGCCAACATCATTGAGGCACACGAAGGACGCCTGTATGCTGGCCACTCACCGCTTGGCGGCGTACACCTCACCGTCGAGCTGCCCTTACACCTCTACCAGAACAGGTAA
- the baeR gene encoding envelope stress response regulator BaeR yields the protein MTASSLVPAGDDTQPVLIVEDEPKLGQLLVDYLQASGYSTHWLTQGDEVEPWVREHPCQLILLDLMLPGRDGLTLCRAIRGFSNVPIIMVTARSDEIDRLLGLEIGADDYICKPYSPREVVARVKTLLRRCRWQHEPKANDAVSALLIDQHRYQASYLGRQLDLTPAEFRLLKTLSAEPGRVFSREQLLDHLYDDYRVVTDRTIDSHIKNLRRKLEMFDRETSFIRTVYGIGYRWEAAASQETPE from the coding sequence ATGACCGCATCGTCTCTTGTCCCCGCAGGTGATGACACCCAGCCGGTACTGATAGTAGAAGATGAACCCAAACTTGGGCAGTTGCTGGTGGATTACCTGCAAGCTTCGGGATATTCCACCCATTGGTTAACCCAGGGCGATGAGGTTGAACCCTGGGTACGCGAGCACCCCTGCCAGTTAATCCTGCTGGATTTAATGCTGCCGGGACGCGACGGGTTAACACTGTGCCGCGCAATCCGTGGCTTTTCCAACGTCCCCATTATTATGGTGACAGCACGCAGCGATGAAATTGACCGGCTGCTTGGGCTGGAAATTGGCGCTGATGATTACATTTGTAAACCCTACAGCCCGCGTGAAGTGGTTGCCCGGGTGAAAACCTTGCTACGCCGCTGCCGCTGGCAACATGAGCCTAAAGCCAATGATGCGGTGTCTGCTTTGCTCATCGACCAGCATCGCTATCAGGCAAGCTATCTGGGCCGACAGCTCGATTTAACCCCTGCCGAATTTCGGTTGTTAAAAACCCTGTCGGCCGAACCGGGCCGGGTGTTCTCACGCGAGCAGTTGCTTGATCATCTGTATGATGACTACCGGGTTGTGACAGACCGCACCATTGATAGCCATATCAAGAACCTGCGGCGTAAACTGGAGATGTTTGACCGGGAAACCTCGTTCATCCGCACCGTGTACGGTATTGGCTATCGCTGGGAGGCAGCGGCCAGCCAGGAAACACCGGAGTAG
- the mdtC gene encoding multidrug efflux RND transporter permease subunit MdtC, producing the protein MKFFALFIHRPVATTLLALAIALCGLLGYQLLPVSPLPQVDYPVISVTASMPGASPETMASSVATPLERSLGRIAGVNEMTSMSSLGSTRIIMQFALERDINGAARDVQAAINAAQSLLPSNMPSRPYYRKVNPSDAPVVIMTLTSDTYSPGQLYDYASTQIAQRVSQIEGVGDVTIGGSSLPAVRVSLNPQALFNQGVSLDEVRQSIAQANVRQPVGSVDSDSKHYQLQTNDALKTADAYKPLIIHYNNGAAVRLSDVATVKDSVQNVLNAGMTNAKPAILVLIRRAPDANIIATVDAIRAAMPELRAMVPASINLDIAQDRSPTIRTSLRDVERSLTIAVSLVILVVFLFLRSARATLIPAIAVPVSLIGTFSAMYLCGFSLNNLSLMALTVATGFVVDDAIVVLENISRHIEAGMKPLPASLQGVREVGFTVVSMSLSLIAVFIPLLFMDGLPGRLFREFSITLSVAILISLLVSITLTPMMCARLLRTHAPRSQPRTRGFNRLLLGLQQGYGRSLRWVLNHTRWVMLVLLGTISLSVWLYITIPKTFFPEQDTGRLMGFIQADQSISFQAMKQKLQDFMTIVRADPAVDNVTGFTGGMRTNSGSMFISLKPLAERDVSAQQVITRLRAKLAKEPGANLYLMAVQDVRIGGREANAGYQYSLLSDDLAVLRTWEPKIRDALTKLPELADVSSDQQDKGAELMMEYDRDAMARLGVNVSGVNALLNNAFGQRQISTIYQPMNQYKVVMEVDPAYTQDPTSLDKMFVINNDNKPIPLSFFAHWRPANTPLAVNHQGLSAAATLSFNLPEGASLSDATTAIERTMTSLGVPSSIRGQFAGTALAFQQSQHSQIVLIIAAIITVYIVLGILYENVAHPLTILSTLPSAGVGALLALELFNKPFSLIALIGILLLIGIVKKNAIMMVDFALVAQREGKLSAHEAIFRACMLRFRPIMMTTMAALFGALPLVLGSGDGSELRQPLGITIVGGLVMSQLLTIYTTPVVYLFFDSLGQRLRRSKARKQHVPLA; encoded by the coding sequence GTGAAGTTCTTCGCGCTGTTTATCCACCGTCCGGTCGCCACCACGTTGCTGGCGCTGGCGATAGCCTTGTGCGGTCTGCTTGGCTATCAGTTGCTGCCGGTTTCACCGCTGCCACAGGTCGATTATCCGGTGATTTCCGTCACCGCCTCAATGCCGGGTGCCTCACCGGAAACCATGGCCTCCTCGGTCGCAACACCGCTTGAGCGCTCGCTGGGGCGCATTGCGGGCGTGAACGAAATGACGTCCATGAGCTCCCTTGGCAGTACCCGTATTATTATGCAATTTGCGCTGGAGCGAGATATCAACGGGGCCGCTCGTGATGTTCAGGCGGCGATCAACGCCGCCCAGAGTCTGTTGCCAAGTAACATGCCAAGCCGCCCTTATTATCGCAAGGTCAACCCGTCAGATGCGCCGGTGGTGATAATGACGTTGACCTCAGATACCTACAGCCCCGGCCAGCTCTACGACTATGCCTCAACTCAAATCGCTCAGCGGGTATCACAAATTGAAGGGGTGGGTGATGTCACTATTGGTGGCAGCTCACTGCCCGCCGTGCGGGTATCCCTCAATCCTCAGGCGCTTTTTAATCAAGGGGTTTCACTCGATGAAGTGCGCCAGTCGATTGCGCAGGCCAATGTGCGACAGCCCGTTGGCAGTGTGGACAGCGACAGTAAGCACTATCAACTCCAGACCAATGATGCGCTGAAAACCGCCGATGCGTATAAACCGCTGATTATCCATTACAATAATGGTGCCGCAGTGCGACTGAGCGATGTGGCCACGGTTAAGGATTCGGTACAAAACGTACTCAATGCCGGGATGACCAATGCCAAACCGGCGATTCTGGTGCTGATTCGCCGGGCACCGGATGCCAACATTATTGCCACCGTCGATGCCATTCGCGCCGCCATGCCAGAATTACGCGCGATGGTGCCTGCATCGATTAATCTGGACATTGCACAAGACCGCTCGCCGACTATACGTACCTCGCTGCGCGATGTGGAGCGCTCGCTGACTATTGCCGTATCGCTGGTGATCCTGGTGGTCTTTTTATTTCTGCGCTCGGCCCGCGCCACCCTGATTCCAGCTATTGCCGTGCCCGTATCACTGATTGGCACCTTTTCTGCCATGTACTTGTGTGGCTTTAGTCTGAATAACCTGTCGCTGATGGCGTTAACGGTCGCCACGGGCTTTGTGGTGGATGACGCCATAGTGGTGCTGGAAAATATTTCCCGCCATATTGAAGCGGGTATGAAACCGTTGCCGGCCTCATTGCAAGGGGTACGGGAAGTCGGTTTCACCGTCGTATCCATGAGTCTGTCACTGATTGCGGTGTTTATTCCTTTGCTGTTTATGGATGGCCTGCCGGGGCGGTTATTTAGAGAGTTCTCAATTACGCTCTCGGTAGCGATTCTGATTTCACTGCTGGTTTCCATTACCCTGACCCCCATGATGTGCGCGCGACTGTTACGTACACATGCACCGCGCAGCCAGCCACGCACCCGCGGTTTTAACCGGCTGCTGCTGGGATTACAGCAAGGATATGGTCGCAGCTTGCGCTGGGTGCTTAACCATACTCGCTGGGTGATGCTGGTGTTGCTGGGCACCATCAGCCTCAGTGTCTGGCTCTATATCACCATTCCCAAAACGTTTTTCCCTGAGCAAGACACCGGGCGACTGATGGGCTTTATTCAAGCCGACCAGAGCATCTCGTTTCAGGCAATGAAACAAAAGCTACAGGATTTTATGACCATCGTGCGTGCTGACCCGGCTGTTGATAATGTCACGGGTTTTACCGGCGGTATGCGCACCAATAGCGGTTCGATGTTTATCAGCCTCAAGCCGCTTGCAGAGCGCGATGTCAGCGCACAACAGGTGATAACACGGTTACGCGCGAAACTGGCCAAAGAGCCGGGGGCAAACCTGTACCTGATGGCTGTGCAGGATGTGCGCATCGGCGGGCGCGAGGCCAACGCCGGGTATCAGTATTCACTGTTGTCGGATGACCTGGCGGTACTGCGTACCTGGGAGCCAAAAATCCGCGACGCCCTGACCAAGCTGCCAGAGCTGGCGGATGTCAGTTCCGATCAGCAAGACAAAGGCGCTGAGCTGATGATGGAATACGATCGCGATGCCATGGCACGTCTGGGCGTTAATGTTTCCGGGGTGAATGCGCTACTGAATAACGCCTTCGGTCAGCGGCAAATTTCCACCATCTATCAGCCCATGAACCAATACAAAGTGGTGATGGAGGTTGACCCGGCCTATACCCAGGATCCGACATCGCTCGACAAAATGTTTGTGATTAACAATGACAACAAGCCGATCCCGTTGTCATTTTTTGCCCACTGGCGGCCCGCCAATACACCGCTTGCTGTTAACCATCAGGGGCTTTCCGCTGCCGCGACCCTCTCGTTTAACCTGCCGGAAGGTGCCAGCCTGTCAGATGCCACAACAGCGATTGAACGCACCATGACCTCACTGGGCGTGCCGTCCTCCATTCGCGGCCAGTTTGCGGGTACGGCGCTGGCCTTCCAGCAATCACAGCACTCACAAATCGTGCTGATTATCGCCGCCATTATCACGGTCTACATCGTGCTGGGCATTTTGTATGAGAATGTGGCGCACCCGCTCACCATTCTCTCCACACTGCCTTCCGCCGGTGTCGGGGCATTGCTGGCGCTGGAGCTGTTTAACAAGCCGTTTAGCCTGATTGCGCTGATAGGTATCTTGCTGCTGATAGGTATCGTGAAGAAAAACGCCATCATGATGGTGGATTTTGCGCTGGTGGCGCAGCGTGAAGGCAAACTATCAGCGCACGAGGCCATTTTCCGCGCCTGTATGCTGCGCTTTCGCCCGATAATGATGACCACCATGGCCGCACTCTTTGGCGCGCTACCGCTGGTGCTCGGCAGCGGCGATGGCTCGGAACTGCGTCAGCCGCTGGGTATTACCATTGTTGGCGGGCTGGTAATGAGCCAGTTGCTGACTATCTATACCACCCCGGTGGTATATCTGTTCTTTGATAGTCTCGGGCAGCGGCTACGCCGGTCAAAAGCCCGCAAGCAACACGTCCCTTTGGCCTGA